The Miscanthus floridulus cultivar M001 chromosome 7, ASM1932011v1, whole genome shotgun sequence genome includes a region encoding these proteins:
- the LOC136463450 gene encoding zinc finger protein GAI-ASSOCIATED FACTOR 1-like yields MPHTSEEESLNNFQQQAELEACPAGSSKADTAMPVGKKRRGHPGTLDPDVEVVALSPKTLLATNRYICEVCHKGFQRDQNLQLHRRGHNLPWKLKQRSSTEAKKKVYVCPEVTCPHHDGSRALGDLTGVKKHYSRKHGEKKWKCDRCSKKYAVQSDWKAHTKICGTKEYRCDCGTIFSRKDSFITHRAFCDALAEDNSRVNHSLATMVGSLHGHQQNIFSHGVPTFPTSPTDVMANLSSNDHISYSHLRSLSPYALITRNTSLFSNQVSPKDSGFPLDGSASSYPYMSMNSPYMSATALLQKAAEMGAKTSQDPISPLLLKSFPSNVTTPSPRDHMDISSGRQGYCLGNSAASSVGIMATEHEGSYMSGRSNILINTPWVSSYRPTTTPLIGLMNHPFGMRAEKESSDIFPRGQTQHSRQENISRVGDAGLTQDFLGLGGSGNLEMTSETYNADVTALSYSDEQQKLQEHIYSYHQSSLGSTALEKPIWES; encoded by the exons ATGCCACACACGTCGGAAGAAGAATCCCTCAACAACTTCCAGCAGCAGGCAGAGCTTGAAGCTTGCCCTGCTGGGTCAAGCAAAGCTGACACAGCCATGCCTGTAGGGAAAAAGAGACGAGGCCATCCAGGAACTCTAG ATCCTGATGTGGAAGTAGTGGCTTTGTCACCTAAGACACTCTTGGCAACAAACAGATACATATGTGAGGTTTGTCACAAGGGCTTCCAGAGAGACCAGAACCTCCAGCTCCATAGGAGGGGCCATAACCTACCATGGAAGCTGAAGCAGAGAAGCAGCACTGAAGCTAAGAAGAAAGTGTATGTCTGCCCTGAGGTCACTTGCCCTCATCATGATGGAAGCCGAGCATTGGGCGATCTCACAGGCGTAAAGAAGCACTACTCTAGGAAACATGGGGAGAAGAAGTGGAAGTGTGACAGGTGTTCAAAGAAGTATGCTGTTCAGTCGGACTGGAAGGCGCACACAAAGATATGTGGCACAAAGGAGTACCGATGTGATTGTGGAACAATATTCTCAAG AAAGGATAGTTTCATCACACATCGAGCCTTCTGTGATGCACTGGCTGAAGACAACTCTAGGGTTAACCACAGCCTTGCAACAATGGTGGGAAGTCTGCATGGTCACCAGCAGAATATCTTTTCACATGGAGTACCTACCTTCCCCACTTCACCAACTGATGTGATGGCAAACTTGTCGAGCAATGATCATATTTCATACAGTCATCTGAGATCTTTGTCCCCTTATGCTCTGATTACAAGAAACACATCATTGTTCTCCAACCAGGTATCACCCAAGGATTCAGGCTTTCCACTTGATGGAAGCGCGTCAAGTTACCCTTATATGTCCATGAATTCCCCATACATGTCTGCTACTGCACTTCTACAGAAAGCTGCAGAGATGGGTGCGAAGACCAGCCAGGATCCTATATCACCATTACTCCTAAAAAGCTTCCCAAGTAACGTGACAACTCCTAGTCCTAGAGATCACATGGACATATCTTCTGGAAGACAGGGATACTGCCTCGGGAATTCAGCAGCTAGCAGTGTTGGCATCATGGCAACTGAACATGAGGGCTCTTACATGAGTGGTCGCAGTAACATTCTGATCAACACACCATGGGTGAGTAGTTATAGGCCTACCACAACACCCttaattggactaatgaatcatCCATTTGGCATGAGAGCAGAGAAGGAGAGCTCTGACATATTTCCTAGAGGCCAGACGCAACACAGCAGGCAGGAAAATATTTCACGGGTAGGAGATGCTGGACTAACCCAGGACTTTCTAGGATTAGGAGGCAGTGGGAATTTGGAAATGACTTCTGAGACTTACAACGCAGATGTGACAGCATTGAGCTATTCTGATGAGCAGCAAAAGCTGCAGGAACATATCTACTCTTACCATCAGTCATCTCTTGGCTCCACTGCACTGGAGAAACCCATTTGGGAATCCTGA